Proteins found in one Aspergillus chevalieri M1 DNA, chromosome 2, nearly complete sequence genomic segment:
- a CDS encoding RNase H1/viroplasmin domain-containing protein (InterPro:IPR009027,IPR011320,IPR037056;~PFAM:PF01693) — protein sequence MLCEAMPGKNKEYYAVRTGRVDEPTIFSSWGDAHPRVIGCKAEHKAFDDLQKAKDYMEENGVKQPKPVFKEGAGETMPLPGNEAFYAVANGRNLGIYPYYGKAKPEVDRSSGACHKHFRTRAQAEAFIEDWKNSYADVCRREIKAKLDQGFRSSNMNLEFDIWRAIFEYDISEDITKKTEKLNVKEE from the exons ATGCTTTGCGAGGCAATGCCAGGCAAAAATAAGGAATATTATGCCGTTCGTACTGGACGAGTTGATGAACCTACAATATTTTCATCGTG GGGCGATGCACACCCTCGCGTGATTGGATGCAAAGCAGAACACAAGGCCTTCGACGATCTtcaaaaagcaaaagatTATATGGAGGAGAATGGAGTAAAACAGCCTAAACCGGTATTCAAGGAAGGGGCCGGAGAGACTATGCCATTACCAGGAAATGAAGCCTTCTACGCAGTTGCCAATGGCAGAAACCTGGGTATCTATCCCTATTA TGGAAAAGCAAAGCCAGAGGTCGATAGATCCTCGGGTGCTTGTCATAAGCACTTCAGAACACGTGCCCAGGCAGAAGCTTTTATCGAAGATTGGAAAAATTCCTATGCTGACGTTTGCCGGAGAGAAATAAAGGCAAAGTTAGACCAAGGATTCAGGTCGTCCAATATGAATCTGGAGTTCGATATCTGGCGAGCAATTTTTGAATACGATATAAGCGAAGATATTACGAAGAAGACTGAGAAGTTGAACGTGAAGGAAGAATAG
- a CDS encoding uncharacterized protein (COG:S;~EggNog:ENOG410PYCH;~InterPro:IPR032675): MCAFRLTCKTLLEKTYSIFWRTSLNSIETDVSLDSLGKLQTISTDPQLRHCIHHLTTKGFDKTETILGEGFQWDRHASGHLVNLHNHPAVKQLCNIFCQLINCTSIEIYSPITEIVVHPLKAFEPTDAIPTMLEVISQTGHPVTSLTLNFMGWGQSGPNNPDPRCLQIAHEAQLIALGAHLENLTLKYTFEHDIVHDWTVNLLHHTRNLCTLHIESCNDLKGVPFFRCLALSSDMVWPQLQELSLDMIRATGEDLTTVLRKSQQSLRVLSLHCSRIISSKEGLKRIFQVLGTDFPMLQAIHIGLLWSGLAMRDYVHFPGVLQNPVVDELQGSRFDFMAHRYKGGDRVSTVNYSGPKMDVALGILAEAVDLIIKQPLEEWIRDNRAHQNQESVP; encoded by the coding sequence ATGTGCGCATTCCGACTGACGTGCAAAACTCTCCTTGAGAAAACATACAGCATCTTTTGGAGAACGTCCCTTAACAGTATTGAGACCGACGTCTCCCTTGACAGCTTAGGGAAACTCCAAACAATCTCAACAGACCCACAACTCCGCCATTGCATACATCACCTGACCACCAAAGGCTTCGACAAGACCGAGACAATTCTCGGGGAAGGATTCCAATGGGACCGCCATGCCTCCGGTCATCTCGTCAACCTCCACAATCATCCAGCCGTCAAACAGCTCTGCAACATCTTCTGCCAACTCATCAACTGCACGTCCATTGAGATCTATTCCCCTATCACCGAAATTGTCGTACATCCATTGAAGGCTTTCGAACCAACAGATGCAATTCCAACCATGTTAGAGGTGATCTCTCAGACAGGTCATCCAGTTACTTCTCTCACACTGAATTTCATGGGCTGGGGACAAAGCGGCCCCAACAACCCGGACCCCAGATGCCTTCAAATTGCCCATGAAGCTCAGCTCATCGCGCTTGGAGCGCATCTTGAGAACCTCACCCTGAAATATACCTTTGAGCACGACATCGTGCATGACTGGACAGTCAACTTGCTCCACCACACCCGCAACCTTTGCACATTACATATTGAATCATGCAATGATTTGAAGGGCGTGCCCTTTTTCCGCTGCCTAGCTTTATCATCTGATATGGTCTGGCCCCAGCTACAAGAACTTAGTCTCGACATGATCCGCGCAACAGGTGAGGATCTTACCACAGTCCTGCGGAAATCCCAGCAAAGCCTGCGTGTATTGAGCTTGCACTGCTCGAGAATAATATCCAGTAAGGAGGGCCTCAAACGAATATTTCAGGTGCTGGGCACGGACTTTCCCATGTTGCAAGCCATTCATATTGGTCTATTATGGTCGGGTCTGGCTATGCGGGATTATGTCCACTTTCCGGGCGTGTTGCAAAATCCCGTGGTTGATGAATTGCAAGGGTCAAGGTTTGACTTCATGGCTCACCGGTATAAGGGGGGTGACAGAGTATCGACTGTGAATTACTCAGGTCCAAAGATGGATGTTGCTTTGGGGATCCTAGCGGAAGCGGTGGATTTAATTATAAAACAGCCACTTGAAGAATGGATTCGAGACAACCGAGCTCACCAGAACCAAGAATCAGTACCATAG
- a CDS encoding uncharacterized protein (SECRETED:SignalP(1-27)): MRQNNTFLRLCIGLLLSICLLASLIQASPLPQDVSGPTQALEARGKIKENLKTLFKPAKKGKCKNPQNELQTTSTSNLENLWNSIQSKTQTGHADSWALDPNKPQRFAPTEFFGCTIVTIMSSRAVVIGHFAEENHREKILTNEETVENTIIERLEDKLNGKPWTTDAVAYILYKPQGPSAPPGIKMIQDTLKEMNLPAANIHTETYRATGGALADTRGPKGKIVVDWTKRIGGGNRITYYMQDDTPVWHRDYDEDGNACDAQAPAEEECG, encoded by the exons ATGAGGCAGAACAACACTTTTCTGAGGCTATGCATCGGGCTTCTCCTGTCGATTTGTCTCCTAGCATCTCTCATCCAGGCGTCACCTCTTCCACA GGATGTTTCAGGGCCGACGCAAGCTCTCGAGGCCAGAGGCAAGATCAAAGAGAACCTGAAAACCCTATTTAAGCCAGCCAAGAAGGGAAAATGCAAGAACCCCCAGAATGAGCTCCAGACCACCTCAACATCAAATTTGGAAAATCTCTGGAACAGTATCCAATCCAAAACTCAGACCGGACATGCGGATTCATGGGCCTTGGACCCGAACAAGCCCCAAAGATTTGCCCCAACCGAATTCTTTGGCTGCACCATTGTGACCATCATGAGTAGTCGTGCAGTTGTCATCGGTCACTTTGCGGAAGAAAACCACCGTGAAAAAATATTAACCAATGAGGAAACGGTTGAGAACACCATCATTGAAAGGTTGGAGGACAAGTTGAACGGGAAGCCATGGACAACCGATGCAGTGGCTTACATACTGTATAAGCCTCAGGGACCCTCTGCCCCACCTGGAATTAAAATGATCCAAGATACACTGAAAGAGATGAATTTGCCGGCAGCCAATATCCACACAGAGACATATCGAGCTACTGGAGGGGCCTTGGCTGATACCAGGGGTCCCAAGGGAAAGATTGTGGTGGATTGGACCAAGCggattggaggaggcaaTCGTATAACATACTACATGCAAGATGACACGCCTGTCTGGCATCGCGACTACGATGAGGACGGGAACGCTTGTGATGCTCAAGCTCCAGCTGAGGAAGAGTGCGGTTAA
- a CDS encoding uncharacterized protein (COG:F;~EggNog:ENOG410PH1X;~InterPro:IPR005919,IPR029057,IPR006094,IPR000836, IPR036318,IPR016166;~PFAM:PF04275,PF01565,PF00156;~go_component: GO:0005737 - cytoplasm [Evidence IEA];~go_function: GO:0004631 - phosphomevalonate kinase activity [Evidence IEA];~go_function: GO:0016491 - oxidoreductase activity [Evidence IEA];~go_function: GO:0050660 - flavin adenine dinucleotide binding [Evidence IEA];~go_function: GO:0071949 - FAD binding [Evidence IEA];~go_process: GO:0006695 - cholesterol biosynthetic process [Evidence IEA];~go_process: GO:0009116 - nucleoside metabolic process [Evidence IEA];~go_process: GO:0055114 - oxidation-reduction process [Evidence IEA]), with product MATLDSLKSALRHKATATGSALKQPLSDTQYSAGFEILVQDSGWITYQDFIIPQLCQLLAPLFDSRTHISALEIGPGPKSVLGYLPGRLRRKVRRYAAFEPNSLFATKVKEWLCPTSETESPLPCLESPPDIHRIPFVLNRNTGSGAGTATRESDEKFDVILFCHSMYGMKPKARFIERALEMLVERPEGGMVVAFHRDGTLQLDGLVCHQTASFPTGAVSMANNDDLLDCLAPFLAGFVMQGVEADRAIRVEWRKVCRALSRCEEAHPDHLLFSAPNVMVAFTRHATTLPELTAQVPLSKGEKMVKNREAHLHHPASIVRPTEVQHVQQCVRWALKHGFSLIVIGGGHSGHCLWSNVVSVDMGAFDQVHILTDENGGVSGSKSIPLIVAEAGCKTGDIVRKTMAAGMTVPLGSRPSVGAGLWLQGGIGHLARMYGLTCDAIIGAVVVSVDSSQVLCIGCVPSQHCPAGAVRPENESDLLWAIKGAGTNIGIVVSVTFKAYMAPTHLTRNWVVPLSDNLKARLKLSDFDNFVARKLPKNCSADAYLYWDIGQLHLGVTMFESSTARLTSETPTPTPIPVDTILGPEHNFKVVDSVGLFEAEMYMSGMHSGHSGSKTSSFKRCLFLKHIGALEVADILVAAIETRPSPLSYLHLLQGGGTVSDVAADATAFGCRDWDFACVVTGVWPRDQDGTEVAQAAVRWVYNVAKDLLPVSSGAYSADLGPDPRDAALAAKAFGLNQPRLARLKHSLDPRNVLAYACPLLKAPKLIILITGESCAGKDFCADIWVSVFLTCTHKSLKARAVSISDVTKREYAAATGADLHRLLQDRAYKEQHRPALTAFFQGQVQRRPRLPEEHFLDVVYGAVDVDVLLITGMRDEAPVAALSHLVPYSRLLEIRVKANKETRRARRGCESGDDDGDDNKDNNGRSKLTALEYQPSLIFDNDAIGNEAAKRFAEHYLLPFFHEDFQQLTNMVRPVPGFPCPGIEFRHVLNIAQQPGGLALCTSLLQTYFTGDWAKVDVVACCEAGGFVYASALASRIDVPMALIREAGKLPPPTVSVLKSTSHISSSTSDNSEERIEVDRDLIPRGASVVVVDDVLATGKTLCAVLQLLEKAGIDAENVNIMVVAEFPVHRGRELLRQHGFGGVNVQSLLVFGGA from the coding sequence ATGGCCACTCTCGACTCTCTCAAGTCGGCCCTTAGGCACAAAGCCACGGCAACGGGATCAGCCctgaagcagccattgtcaGACACACAATACAGCGCTGGCTTCGAGATCTTGGTGCAGGATTCAGGGTGGATCACGTATCAAGACTTCATTATCCCTCAACTTTGTCAGCTGCTAGCCCCTCTCTTCGACTCGCGTACGCATATATCGGCGCTAGAAATCGGACCCGGCCCAAAAAGCGTACTTGGATATCTTCCCGGTCGCCTGAGACGCAAGGTCAGGAGATACGCTGCATTTGAGCCTAACAGCCTGTTTGCTACAAAGGTGAAAGAATGGCTTTGCCCTACCTCGGAGACGGAGTCCCCGTTGCCCTGTCTCGAGAGCCCGCCCGACATTCATCGAATCCCATTCGTTCTGAACAGAAACACAGGGAGCGGTGCTGGTACCGCAACGCGTGAAAGCGACGAAAAGTTCGACGTCATCCTGTTCTGTCACAGCATGTACGGGATGAAGCCCAAAGCCAGATTCATTGAACGGGCGCTGGAAATGCTTGTTGAGCGGCCCGAAGGCGGAATGGTGGTGGCTTTCCATCGCGACGGGACTCTACAACTCGACGGATTAGTGTGCCATCAAACAGCTTCATTTCCTACCGGAGCCGTTAGCATGGCGAATAATGATGATTTATTGGACTGTCTTGCTCCTTTCTTGGCGGGGTTTGTCATGCAGGGTGTGGAGGCGGATAGGGCTATCCGAGTCGAATGGCGTAAGGTGTGCCGCGCCTTGAGCCGTTGTGAGGAGGCCCATCCAGACCATCTCCTGTTCAGCGCGCCGAACGTTATGGTGGCATTCACCCGACATGCGACCACGTTGCCGGAGCTGACAGCACAGGTGCCATTGTCGAAGGGGGAAAAGATGGTTAAAAACCGTGAGGCTCACCTCCACCATCCCGCCTCGATTGTTAGGCCGACAGAGGTCCAACACGTCCAGCAGTGCGTTCGATGGGCTCTGAAGCACGGGTTCAGCCTGATCGTCATTGGTGGGGGTCACAGTGGCCACTGTCTATGGTCCAACGTCGTTTCGGTCGACATGGGCGCCTTTGACCAAGTACACATTCTCACGGACGAGAATGGTGGAGTATCCGGCTCCAAATCCATTCCCTTGATCGTCGCTGAGGCCGGCTGCAAAACGGGGGATATTGTCCGCAAGACCATGGCGGCGGGCATGACAGTGCCCTTGGGGTCCCGCCCAAGCGTAGGCGCGGGGCTGTGGCTACAAGGCGGCATCGGGCATTTGGCTAGGATGTACGGGCTCACATGCGATGCCATCATTGGTGCTGTGGTGGTCAGCGTTGACTCTAGCCAGGTCCTCTGCATCGGCTGTGTCCCAAGCCAACACTGTCCAGCGGGTGCCGTGCGGCCAGAAAACGAAAGCGATCTGTTATGGGCGATAAAAGGCGCTGGGACTAATATTGGCATCGTAGTCAGCGTCACTTTCAAGGCTTACATGGCTCCGACCCACTTGACTCGAAACTGGGTTGTCCCACTAAGTGATAACCTCAAGGCGCGACTCAAGCTTAGCGATTTTGATAACTTCGTTGCCAGGAAGCTCCCCAAGAACTGTTCTGCAGACGCGTATCTTTACTGGGACATAGGCCAACTGCATCTTGGAGTGACCATGTTCGAATCTTCTACGGCTAGGCTCACCTCTGAAACACCCACGCCCACACCCATACCCGTAGACACAATCTTGGGACCGGAACACAATTTTAAGGTTGTGGACAGCGTCGGCTTGTTTGAGGCTGAGATGTACATGTCTGGGATGCACAGCGGGCACAGCGGCAGCAAGACCTCCTCGTTCAAGCGATGCTTATTCTTAAAACACATCGGAGCATTGGAGGTCGCTGACATCTTGGTGGCGGCCATTGAGACTCGTCCCTCACCACTCTCCTATCTCCATTTGCTGCAAGGTGGCGGAACTGTCAGCGATGTGGCAGCTGATGCCACTGCTTTCGGCTGTCGAGACTGGGACTTTGCCTGCGTGGTAACTGGTGTCTGGCCCCGTGACCAGGATGGAACCGAAGTCGCTCAAGCTGCCGTGCGGTGGGTGTACAACGTCGCCAAGGACTTGTTGCCCGTGAGTAGCGGAGCCTACAGTGCAGACCTCGGACCGGACCCCAGAGACGCCGCGCTGGCGGCCAAGGCTTTTGGACTGAACCAGCCGCGCTTGGCTCGCCTCAAGCACAGCTTGGACCCGCGCAATGTGCTGGCTTATGCCTGCCCGCTCCTGAAAGCGCCGAAGCTCATCATTCTTATCACAGGTGAAAGCTGCGCCGGTAAGGACTTTTGTGCCGACATCTGGGTCTCTGTATTCCTCACATGCACCCACAAAAGTCTCAAGGCGCGGGCAGTCAGCATTAGTGATGTGACCAAGCGAGAATACGCGGCGGCTACCGGTGCTGACCTGCACCGCCTGCTTCAGGATCGTGCCTACAAAGAGCAGCACCGGCCAGCATTGACAGCGTTCTTCCAGGGCCAGGTGCAGCGTCGGCCTCGGCTGCCAGAGGAGCATTTTCTAGATGTGGTGTACGGCGCCGTAGATGTTGATGTGCTGTTAATCACCGGGATGAGAGATGAGGCACCGGTTGCAGCGTTGTCGCATTTGGTGCCATACAGCAGACTGCTCGAGATTCGCGTCAAAGCTAACAAAGAGACGCGGCGTGCTCGCCGAGGGTGTGAgagtggtgatgatgatggtgacgacaacaaggacaacAATGGCAGGTCAAAACTGACGGCCTTGGAATATCAGCCCAGTCTCATTTTTGACAATGACGCAATCGGAAACGAGGCAGCAAAAAGGTTTGCTGAACACTACCTGCTTCCCTTCTTCCACGAGGACTTTCAGCAATTGACCAACATGGTGCGCCCGGTACCTGGCTTTCCATGCCCGGGCATCGAATTCCGCCATGTGCTCAACATCGCCCAGCAGCCGGGTGGGCTGGCTCTGTGCACATCTCTGCTGCAGACTTACTTCACTGGTGACTGGGCAAAAGTCGATGTGGTAGCATGTTGCGAGGCAGGCGGCTTTGTCTATGCCTCAGCGTTGGCCTCGCGGATCGATGTACCCATGGCGCTAATTCGCGAAGCTGGAAAACTCCCCCCACCCACCGTTTCTGTCCTCAAGTCTACATCGCATATATCGTCTTCAACATCCGACAATTCAGAAGAGAGGATTGAGGTGGACCGGGATCTGATCCCCAGAGGCGCGTCAGTGGTAGTGGTGGATGACGTGCTTGCCACGGGGAAGACACTTTGTGCGGTGCTACAGCTTTTAGAAAAAGCTGGCATCGATGCTGAGAATGTCAACATCATGGTCGTGGCCGAATTCCCTGTTCACCGTGGCCGGGAACTGTTGCGCCAGCATGGGTTTGGCGGAGTCAATGTTCAAAGCCTTTTGGTCTTTGGTGGTGCatag
- the CAO1 gene encoding peroxisomal copper amine oxidase (COG:Q;~EggNog:ENOG410PF88;~InterPro:IPR000269,IPR015798,IPR036460;~PFAM:PF01179;~go_function: GO:0005507 - copper ion binding [Evidence IEA];~go_function: GO:0008131 - primary amine oxidase activity [Evidence IEA];~go_function: GO:0048038 - quinone binding [Evidence IEA];~go_process: GO:0009308 - amine metabolic process [Evidence IEA];~go_process: GO:0055114 - oxidation-reduction process [Evidence IEA]), with product VYPGVNAHNHQHLFCLRLDPNIDGPNNTVFQVDATRGPGEAGSAENKYGNAFFAKKTKYTTPREAMSDYDGNTGRTWEIANTNKLNEYSKKPVCYKLVSREVPPFLPKPGGLAWKRAGFARHAVHVTKYSDEQLYPAGRHVPQTSGDPSQGLPAWIEEAEASSSNSIDNTDIVLWHTFGLTHFPSPEDFPIMPAEPMTVLLRPRNFFTRNPALDVPPSFARTPSQAAKGVDACGCKKRSEGESVLV from the exons GTGTACCCGGGTGTTAACGCGCATAACCATCAGCATCTATTCTGTCTGCGCCTGGATCCCAACATCGACGGGCCAAACAACACCGTGTTCCAGGTCGATGCGACACGCGGCCCTGGTGAAGCTGGAAGCGCAGAGAACAAATACGGTAATGCATTCTTtgcgaagaagacgaagtaCACCACGCCGCGCGAGGCAATGTCCGATTATGACGGAAATACCGGGCGTACCTGGGAAATTGCCAACACGAACAAGTTGAACGAATACAGCAAGAAACCCGTGTGCTATAAGCTGGTCAGTCGCGAGGTTCCGCCGTTCCTCCCCAAGCCGGGTGGTTTGGCTTGGAAGCGAGCTGGATTCGCCAGACACGCTGTACATGTTACCAAGT ACTCCGACGAACAACTTTACCCCGCCGGCCGCCACGTTCCCCAAACCTCCGGCGACCCCTCGCAAGGCCTCCCCGCCTGGATCGAAGAAGCCGAAGCCTCATCATCCAACAGCATCGACAACACCGACATCGTCCTCTGGCACACCTTTGGCCTGACCCATTTCCCATCCCCTGAAGATTTCCCAATCATGCCCGCAGAACCGATGACCGTGTTGCTAAGGCCGAGAAACTTCTTCACGAGGAACCCGGCGTTGGATGTACCGCCCAGTTTTGCGAGGACACCGTCGCAGGCTGCGAAGGGGGTGGATGCGTGTGGGTGTAAGAAGAGGAGTGAGGGGGAAAGCGTGTTGGTTTAG
- a CDS encoding CCR4-NOT core DEDD family RNase subunit POP2 (BUSCO:EOG09262K67;~COG:A;~EggNog:ENOG410PHN6;~InterPro:IPR036397,IPR039637,IPR012337,IPR006941;~go_component: GO:0030014 - CCR4-NOT complex [Evidence IEA];~go_function: GO:0003676 - nucleic acid binding [Evidence IEA];~go_function: GO:0004535 - poly(A)-specific ribonuclease activity [Evidence IEA]) has product MPPPVGRYGPSGLSAPYAQQLQQAHLQHQQQQQQQQQSQHHPTAAHAQSTNSALPPPSLGGHPGFAAANPNTNINPFTLSGAAGITNGMSVAGFAGAAAAAAGAGGAGGDGGGTGLASHAAQMGFARGAQMQQQQLHQGHDGRLALESKAGAAVKTRIRDVWKHNLAQEMAVLRHLVEKYPYISMDTEFPGIVARPIGAFTNKADYHYQTLRCNVDLLKMIQLGITLFSPEGEVPPPNATDSNGQPYGNSLVPAPCTWQFNFKFSLEDDMYAQESTAMLAKAGIDFATHDKNGIDPFEFGALLISSGLVLLDDAHWISFHSGYDFGYLMKIMLCNPLPDKEEDFHKLLNIFFPSLYDIKYLMKHAGRNQAVNDTPLTPTAAQILTNLGQKSGLQDIADELGVKRVGIAHQAGSDSLVTGEIYWKMRQIVFNGSIDENKYSGQIWGLNGQMPAFTYHMGPHHTPNLNGATIYTATGTPSTPNAHTPQHHSLGMSALTPGGGLMGAFQAAKS; this is encoded by the exons ATGCCCCCTCCTGTCGGCAGATACGGGCCCTCAGGCCTAAGCGCTCCCTACGCCCAACAACTCCAACAAGCCCACctccagcaccagcaacagcaacaacaacagcaacaatctCAACACCACCCCACAGCAGCCCACGCCCAATCCACCAACTCCGCTCTTCCCCCTCCCTCCCTAGGCGGCCACCCGGGCTTCGCCGCGGCAAACCCAAACACCAACATCAACCCGTTCACGCTGTCCGGCGCAGCGGGGATCACAAACGGCATGTCTGTCGCTGGATTTGCGGGCGCAGCGGCGGCGGCTGCAGgcgctggtggtgctggtggtgatggcggcgggACTGGGTTGGCGAGTCATGCGGCGCAGATGGGGTTTGCGAGAGGGGCGCAgatgcagcagcagcaattaCATCAGGGGCATGATGGGCGGTTGGCGTTGGAGAGTAAGGCCGGGGCGGCGGTCAAAACGCGGATACGGGATGTGTGGAAGCATAACTTGGCACAGGAGATGGCGGTCCTGAGGCATTTGGTCGAGAAGTATCCGTACATTAGTATG GATACTGAATTCCCCGGAATCGTCGCTCGTCCTATCGGTGCCTTTACGAACAAAGCGGACTACCATTACCAGACCCTTCGGTGTAACGTTGATTTGTTGAAGATGATCCAGCTTGGTATTACGCTTTTCTCCCCGGAGGGTGAGGTTCCTCCGCCGAACGCGACAGACTCCAATGGACAGCCGTACGGGAACAGCTTGGTGCCCGCTCCGTGCACGTGGCAATTCAACTTCAAGTTCTCGTTGGAAGATGATATGTACGCGCAGGAGTCGACGGCCATGCTCGCCAAGGCTGGTATCGACTTTGCCACACATGACAAGAACGGAATTGATCCTTTCGAGTTTGGAGCATTACTGATCAGCTCGGGTCTGGTCTTGTTGGATGACGCCCACTGGATCTCTTTCCATTCTGGTTACGACTTTGGTTACCTGATGAAGATTATGCTTTGCAATCCCCTTCCGGATAAGGAAGAGGACTTCCACAAACTCCTTAATATCTTCTTCCCGTCGTTGTACGATATTAAATACCTGATGAAGCACGCCGGTCGCAATCAAGCCGTGAATGACACGCCTTTAACACCCACTGCCGCACAGATCCTCACCAACCTCGGCCAGAAGTCCGGTCTTCAAGATATTGCCGATGAATTGGGAGTTAAGCGGGTTGGCATCGCCCATCAGGCTGGGTCGGATTCTCTCGTCACCGGAGAAATTTACTGGAAGATGCGCCAGATTGTCTTCAACGGCAGCATTGACGAGAACAAGTACTCGGGGCAGATCTGGGGTTTGAACGGCCAGATGCCTGCGTTTACATACCACATGGGACCTCACCATACCCCCAACCTAAACGGAGCTACCATCTACACAGCCACCGGGACGCCTAGCACACCTAATGCGCACACTCCTCAGCACCATAGTCTCGGTATGAGTGCCCTGACTCCTGGGGGTGGACTTATGGGGGCTTTCCAGGCAGCCAAGTCGTAG
- a CDS encoding NADH dehydrogenase [ubiquinone] 1 beta subcomplex subunit 3 (COG:C;~EggNog:ENOG410PS9B;~InterPro:IPR012576;~PFAM:PF08122;~TransMembrane:1 (o48-66i);~go_component: GO:0005739 - mitochondrion [Evidence IEA];~go_process: GO:0022900 - electron transport chain [Evidence IEA]), with amino-acid sequence MANPTGFDINEFKRAASPRSIYAKRDPWARNEIWRYTGPFSRFNRFKGLFPGFGVASVAFAGYCAYEHFFLKDEHHHGEGHH; translated from the exons ATGGCCAACCCCACCGGCTTCGACATCAACGAATTCAAGCGCGCCGCCTCCCCCCGCTCCATCTACGCGAAAAGAGACCCCTGGGCTCGCAA CGAAATCTGGAGATACACCGGCCCGTTCAGCCGATTCAACCGCTTCAAGGGTCTTTTCCCGGGTTTCGGGGTTGCGAGCGTTGCGTTTGCGGGTTACTGCGCTTATGAGCATTTCTTTCTGAAGGATGAGCATCATCATGGGGAGGGTCACCACTAG